In Larimichthys crocea isolate SSNF chromosome VI, L_crocea_2.0, whole genome shotgun sequence, one genomic interval encodes:
- the taf1b gene encoding TATA box-binding protein-associated factor RNA polymerase I subunit B isoform X3, with the protein MFEANMDEEWTAGYREPCVQCSAVDWGVSDEGRFYCRSCHNVIERTREVVDPTFTPGSSRVSTIGKGSRTKKTERGHQWNICEGFQFILKKQAEALIRLGVSPRLKDEVLCELWRLYLQKSGQAFTDRPLTSFRVNVRGLDSDSESAAEFSGRSVSDTDGETVASSTVLSNAGSSVDPPPCSGSSDAVSYLTAQQLRSSSLMTMRKTLALIHIALVWIREALTLSDLLRLVNEGHVPYVNAFEELPDEMKLEGKDHLIFKVETIPSHESVHKEAQALLHVLQLPPFPPISCQSLLHPALLSLRYLTELNLPDELHLWVCRLMEQAGLEDQTVHTVDPLTLYVLPRYGVQTAALIVVTMKAVFGVDDLTEWEFSGQTGEQDDSGNLFNLRRWYKLLQAALIRAQQNKEHDTARKQWRSKRDVSTSRNRKWVAVKKKRTAEQVQICFERLSSRPAGVERIGPSSFRFCWGDEDGADGPGLHHLTLDGVLTLKHGVLTPSHSTYWHPALQQCNYWRCRSHYLKFEPTLPRMFVWLLKLFSFLLDVKPASLYEEVLRVERRVFGSRTPWRKTETKTETKTKTKTKTKCRPKTKTKTRPETETRPETKTAKTDR; encoded by the exons ATGTTTGAAGCGAACATGGACGAAGAGTGGACG gccgGGTACAGGGAGCCCTGTGTTCAGTGCTCAGCGGTGGATTGGGGAGTTTCAGACGAAGGTCGCTTCTACTGCAGGTCCTGTCACAACGTCATCGAG AGGACCAGAGAGGTGGTGGACCCGACCTTCACTCCAGGCTCCTCCAGGGTCAGCACCATCGGCAAAGGATCCAGAACCAAGAAGACGG AGCGAGGTCATCAGTGGAACATCTGTGAAGGTTTCCAGTTCATCCTGAAGAAACAGGCGGAAGCTCTGATCAGGCTGGGAGTCAGCCCACGACTGAAG gaCGAGGTGCTGTGTGAGCTGTGGAGACTTTACCTGCAGAAGAGTGGACAGGCGTTCACAGATCGCCCGCTGACGAGCTTCAGGGTTAACGTG cgaGGTCTGGACTCGGACTCGGAGAGCGCCGCTGAGTTTTCGGGCAGATCGGTGAGTGATACCGATGGAGAGACGGTCGCGTCGAGCACGGTCCTATCAAACGCAG GCAGCTCCGTGGATCCACCGCCGTGCTCGGGCTCGTCGGACGCCGTCAGCTACCTGACAGCTCAGCAGTTGAGGAGCTCCAGTCTGATGACCATGAGGAAGACTTTGGCTCTGATCCACATCGCTCTGGTCTGGATCCGTGAGGCGCTGACGCTCAGCGACCTGCTCAG gCTGGTGAATGAAGGTCACGTCCCGTACGTGAACGCCTTCGAGGAACTTCCTGATGAGATGAAGCTGGAAGGCAAAGATCACCTGATCTTCAAAGTCGAG ACGATCCCGTCCCACGAGTCCGTTCATAAAGAGGCTCAGGCTCTGCTCCACGTCCTGCAGCTGCCTCCTTTTCCTCCAATCAGCTGCCAGAGTCTGCTGCACCCGGCTCTGCTCAGCCTGCGATACCTGACCGAGCTCAACCTGCCCG ACGAGCTCCACCTGTGGGTCTGCAGGCTGATGGAGCAAGCGGGTCTGGAGGATCAGACGGTGCATACGGTCGACCCGTTAACTCTCTACGTCCTGCCACGCTACGGCGTTCAGACCGCCGCCCTCATCGTCGTCACCATGAAGGCCGTGTTCGGCGTGGACGACCTCACTGAGTG ggagtTCTCCggtcagacaggtgagcaggacGACTCAG GAAACCTGTTCAACCTGAGGAGGTGGTACAAGCTGCTGCAGGCGGCTCTGATCCGAGCTCAGCAGAACAAAGAGCACGACACGGCCAG GAAACAGTGGCGATCCAAGAGAGACGTGTCCACgagcagaaacaggaagtgggtCGCCGTGAAGAAGAAAA gaaCAGCTGAGCAGGTTCAGATCTGTTTCGAGAGGTTGTCTTCTCGCCCGGCGGGCGTCGAGCGTATTGGCCCGTCAAGCTTCAGGTTCTGTTGGGGGGACGAGGACGGAGCGGATGGTCCCGGTCTGCACCACCTGACCCTGGATGGAGTTCTGACCCTGAAGCACGGCGTCCTGACGCCCTCTCACTCCACATACTGGCACCCGGCGCTGCAGCAGTGCAACTACTG gcGCTGCAGGTCGCACTACTTGAAGTTCGAGCCGACGCTGCCTCGCATGTTCGTCTGGCTGCTGAAGCTCTTCAGCTTCCTGTTGGACGTGAAGCCGGCGAGCCTTTACGAGGAGGTGCTGAGGGTGGAGAGAAGAGTCTTCGGATCCAGAACACCATGGAGGAAGACCGAGACCAAGaccgagaccaagaccaagaccaagaccaagaccaagtgCAGGCCcaaaaccaagaccaagactaggCCTGAGACCGAGACCAG GCCCGAGACCAAGACcgcaaagacagacaggtga
- the taf1b gene encoding TATA box-binding protein-associated factor RNA polymerase I subunit B isoform X1: MFEANMDEEWTAGYREPCVQCSAVDWGVSDEGRFYCRSCHNVIERTREVVDPTFTPGSSRVSTIGKGSRTKKTERGHQWNICEGFQFILKKQAEALIRLGVSPRLKDEVLCELWRLYLQKSGQAFTDRPLTSFRVNVRGLDSDSESAAEFSGRSVSDTDGETVASSTVLSNAGSSVDPPPCSGSSDAVSYLTAQQLRSSSLMTMRKTLALIHIALVWIREALTLSDLLRLVNEGHVPYVNAFEELPDEMKLEGKDHLIFKVETIPSHESVHKEAQALLHVLQLPPFPPISCQSLLHPALLSLRYLTELNLPDELHLWVCRLMEQAGLEDQTVHTVDPLTLYVLPRYGVQTAALIVVTMKAVFGVDDLTEWEFSGQTGEQDDSGNLFNLRRWYKLLQAALIRAQQNKEHDTARKQWRSKRDVSTSRNRKWVAVKKKRTAEQVQICFERLSSRPAGVERIGPSSFRFCWGDEDGADGPGLHHLTLDGVLTLKHGVLTPSHSTYWHPALQQCNYWRCRSHYLKFEPTLPRMFVWLLKLFSFLLDVKPASLYEEVLRVERRVFGSRTPWRKTETKTETKTKTKTKTKCRPKTKTKTRPETETRPETKTKTKTKCRPKTKTKTRPETETRPETKTAKTDR, encoded by the exons ATGTTTGAAGCGAACATGGACGAAGAGTGGACG gccgGGTACAGGGAGCCCTGTGTTCAGTGCTCAGCGGTGGATTGGGGAGTTTCAGACGAAGGTCGCTTCTACTGCAGGTCCTGTCACAACGTCATCGAG AGGACCAGAGAGGTGGTGGACCCGACCTTCACTCCAGGCTCCTCCAGGGTCAGCACCATCGGCAAAGGATCCAGAACCAAGAAGACGG AGCGAGGTCATCAGTGGAACATCTGTGAAGGTTTCCAGTTCATCCTGAAGAAACAGGCGGAAGCTCTGATCAGGCTGGGAGTCAGCCCACGACTGAAG gaCGAGGTGCTGTGTGAGCTGTGGAGACTTTACCTGCAGAAGAGTGGACAGGCGTTCACAGATCGCCCGCTGACGAGCTTCAGGGTTAACGTG cgaGGTCTGGACTCGGACTCGGAGAGCGCCGCTGAGTTTTCGGGCAGATCGGTGAGTGATACCGATGGAGAGACGGTCGCGTCGAGCACGGTCCTATCAAACGCAG GCAGCTCCGTGGATCCACCGCCGTGCTCGGGCTCGTCGGACGCCGTCAGCTACCTGACAGCTCAGCAGTTGAGGAGCTCCAGTCTGATGACCATGAGGAAGACTTTGGCTCTGATCCACATCGCTCTGGTCTGGATCCGTGAGGCGCTGACGCTCAGCGACCTGCTCAG gCTGGTGAATGAAGGTCACGTCCCGTACGTGAACGCCTTCGAGGAACTTCCTGATGAGATGAAGCTGGAAGGCAAAGATCACCTGATCTTCAAAGTCGAG ACGATCCCGTCCCACGAGTCCGTTCATAAAGAGGCTCAGGCTCTGCTCCACGTCCTGCAGCTGCCTCCTTTTCCTCCAATCAGCTGCCAGAGTCTGCTGCACCCGGCTCTGCTCAGCCTGCGATACCTGACCGAGCTCAACCTGCCCG ACGAGCTCCACCTGTGGGTCTGCAGGCTGATGGAGCAAGCGGGTCTGGAGGATCAGACGGTGCATACGGTCGACCCGTTAACTCTCTACGTCCTGCCACGCTACGGCGTTCAGACCGCCGCCCTCATCGTCGTCACCATGAAGGCCGTGTTCGGCGTGGACGACCTCACTGAGTG ggagtTCTCCggtcagacaggtgagcaggacGACTCAG GAAACCTGTTCAACCTGAGGAGGTGGTACAAGCTGCTGCAGGCGGCTCTGATCCGAGCTCAGCAGAACAAAGAGCACGACACGGCCAG GAAACAGTGGCGATCCAAGAGAGACGTGTCCACgagcagaaacaggaagtgggtCGCCGTGAAGAAGAAAA gaaCAGCTGAGCAGGTTCAGATCTGTTTCGAGAGGTTGTCTTCTCGCCCGGCGGGCGTCGAGCGTATTGGCCCGTCAAGCTTCAGGTTCTGTTGGGGGGACGAGGACGGAGCGGATGGTCCCGGTCTGCACCACCTGACCCTGGATGGAGTTCTGACCCTGAAGCACGGCGTCCTGACGCCCTCTCACTCCACATACTGGCACCCGGCGCTGCAGCAGTGCAACTACTG gcGCTGCAGGTCGCACTACTTGAAGTTCGAGCCGACGCTGCCTCGCATGTTCGTCTGGCTGCTGAAGCTCTTCAGCTTCCTGTTGGACGTGAAGCCGGCGAGCCTTTACGAGGAGGTGCTGAGGGTGGAGAGAAGAGTCTTCGGATCCAGAACACCATGGAGGAAGACCGAGACCAAGaccgagaccaagaccaagaccaagaccaagaccaagtgCAGGCCcaaaaccaagaccaagactaggCCTGAGACCGAGACCAGGcccgagaccaagaccaagaccaagaccaagtgCAGGCCcaaaaccaagaccaagactaggCCTGAGACCGAGACCAGGCCCGAGACCAAGACcgcaaagacagacaggtga
- the adam17b gene encoding disintegrin and metalloproteinase domain-containing protein 17: MTTDLKSESWRQFLNFVFPRGHFDLCRHRSTCRLCASSSAPRSRRPPCFPPSLPEDRHRESASLRSMLDDFDVLPLSSLQAHSVRRRDVQTETHVEKLLSFDALQRQFRLYLRTNNELFTEDFRAVIVDEDGRERSYPVNRHNYFTGHVIGEENSRVQAHIDDHEFSAHILTEEAEYNIEPLWRFTSAPPDGRLLVYRSEDIRNLSRLHQPSVCGYVTSDPGHLLPDGVKAATTEERREEVSRGKRQVYDHLKNTCPLLLVADHRFFKHMGREEESTTLNYLIELIDRVDDIYRNTTWDDEFKGYGVQIQQIIIEKSPTPVAPGKSHFNMRGSPTKGRDVWDVKKLLEQFSVDIAEKASNVCLAHLFTYQDFDEGTLGLAYVAPSKPDIAGGLCSKACPSSSHGHRNIYLNTGLTSTKNYGKTILTKEADLVTTHELGHNFGAEHDPDNVPYCAPPEEQGGKYVMYPIAVSGDHVNNKMFSDCSKRSIVKRLRSKAPSCFRRRNINVCGNSRVEQGEECDPGLLHINSDLCCTTDCRLRAGAQCSDRNSACCKNCRFESEGEVCQEPIDATCKGHSYCTGNSSECPPPENAPDKTVCLDSGECSSGECVPFCQAVLKLQPCACNETNSSCKVCCRSSAGVCAPYQDQSGSFLFLRKGKPCTVGFCDGAGKCMKQVQDVVERLWDFIDKLDINTFGKFLADNIVGSVVAFSLLFWVPFSILVYCVDKKLDQQYEQNTKSLFFPSNAELLSSLESASVRIFKPPTFPTTTSAASAGLRFQPSGPQQTSTPPVLPDPTPGPPLDSPRMATIQEDPSLDSHLDEEALEEAFGRPAGATQRSFEDLTEKSVTSRSEKARRLRRHQIDTKETQC, from the exons ATGACGACTGATTTAAaa TCCGAGTCGTGGAGACAGTTTTTGAACTTTGTTTTCCCGCGCGGACACTTTGACCTGTGTCGTCACAGATCAACATGTCGGCTCTGCGCCTCCTCGTCTGCGCCGCGCTCGCGCAGGCCGCCATGTTTCCCGCCTTCCCTGCCGGAGGACCGTCACCGTGAGTCCG CGTCTCTCAGGTCGATGCTCGATGACTTCGACGTGCTGCCTCTCTCCAGCCTTCAGGCGCACTCTGTCCGCCGCCGCGACGTCCAAACGGAGACTCACgtggagaagctgctgagcttCGACGCCCTGCAGAG gcaGTTCAGACTCTACCTGAGGACCAACAACGAGCTGTTCACGGAGGACTTCAGAGCCGTGATCGTGGACGAGGACGGACGAGAGCGAAGCTACCCGGTCAACAGACACAACTACTTTACCGGACACGTGATTG GGGAGGAGAACTCTCGAGTCCAGGCTCACATCGACGACCACGAGTTCTCGGCTCACATCCTGACGGAGGAGGCCGAGTACAACATCGAG CCTCTGTGGAGGTTCACGTCAGCGCCCCCTGATGGTCGTCTGCTCGTCTACCGCTCAGAGGACATCAGGAACCTCAGCCGGCTGCACCAGCCTTCAGTCTGCGGCtacgtgacctctgaccccggACACCTCCTCCCTGACGGAGTCAAGGCAGCTACGACGGAGGAGCGACGGGAAGAAG TGTCCAGAGGGAAGCGTCAggtgtatgatcacctgaagaacacctgtcctctgctgctggtggctgATCATCGTTTCTTCAAACACATGGGCCGTGAGGAGGAGAGCACCACCTTAAACTACCTG ATTGAACTGATCGATCGCGTGGACGACATCTACAGGAACACCACGTGGGACGACGAGTTCAAAGGTTACGGCGTCCAGATCCAACAG aTCATCATCGAGAAGAGTCCGACGCCGGTCGCTCCAGGAAAGAGTCACTTCAACATGAGAGGAAGTCCGACCAAAGGACGAGACGTGTGGGACGtgaagaagctgctggag CAGTTCAGTGTGGACATCGCGGAGAAGGCGTCTAACGTGTGTCTCGCTCACCTCTTCACGTATCAGGACTTTGATGAAGGAACTCTCGGCCTCGCGTACGTCGCTCCGTCCAAACCGGACATCGCCGGAGGACTCTGCTCCAAAG CGTGTCCTTCGTCTTCACACggacacagaaacatttaccTGAACACGGGCCTGACCAGCACAAAGAATTATGGGAAAACCATCCTGACCAAG GAAGCCGACCTGGTGACGACTCACGAGCTCGGTCATAACTTCGGAGCTGAACACGACCCGGACAACGTCCCGTACTGCGCTCCACCCGAGGAGCAGGGAGGGAAGTACGTGATGTACCCGATCGCCGTGAGCGGAGACCACGTCAACAACAAG ATGTTTTCAGACTGCAGTAAGCGCTCCATCGTGAAGCGCCTCCGGTCGAAGGCTCCGTCCTGCTTCAGGCGGAGGAACATCAACGTCTGTGGGAACTCTCGGGTGGAGCAGGGCGAGGAGTGCGACCCAGGTCTGCTGCACATCAACTCCGACCTCTGCTGCACCACCGACTGCAGGCTGCGAGCTGGAGCACAGTGCAG TGACAGGAACAGCGCGTGCTGTAAAAACTGCAGGTTCGAGTCTGAAGGTGAAGTCTGTCAGGAGCCCATCGACGCCACCTGTAAAGGCCACTCCTACTGCACAG GAAACAGCAGCGAGTGTCCTCCTCCAGAGAACGCTCCGGATAAGACGGTGTGTCTGGACAGCGGCGAGTGTTCGAGCGGGGAGTGTGTTCCGTTCTGTCAGGCCGTCCTGAAGCTGCAGCCGTGCGCCTGCAACG aaaCCAACTCGTCCTGTAAAGTCTGCTGTCGGAGCAGCGCCGGCGTCTGCGCGCCGTACCAGGACCAATCAGGAAGCTTCCTGTTCCTGCGGAAAGGCAAGCCGTGCACCGTGGGCTTCTGTGACGGAGCG GGGAAGTGCATGAAGCAGGTGCAGGACGTGGTGGAGCGTCTGTGGGACTTCATCGACAAACTGGACATCAACACGTTCGGCAAGTTCCTGGCCGATAACATCGTGGGCTCCGTGGTGGCCTTCTCCCTGCTCTTCTGGGTCCCCTTCAGCATCCTGGTCTACTGTGTG GACAAGAAGTTGGACCAGCAGTACGAGCAGAACACCAAGTCCCTGTTCTTCCCCAGC AATGCCGAGCTGCTGAGCAGCCTGGAGTCTGCATCTGTCCGGATCTTCAAACCGCCGACCTTCCCCACCACGACCAGCGCCGCCTCCGCCGGGCTGCGTTTCCAGCCGTCCGGTCCTCAGCAGACCAGCACGCCTCCGGTTCTGCCCGACCCGACGCCCGGCCCCCCTCTGGACAGCCCCCGCATGGCCACCATCCAGGAGGACCCCAGCCTGGACTCGCACCTGGACGAGGAGGCGCTGGAGGAGGCGTTTGGCCGACCGGCGGGGGCGACTCAGCGATCCTTCGAGGACCTGACGGAGAAAAGTGTGACGAGTCGCAGCGAGAAGGCGAGAAGACTGAGGAGACATCAGATCGACACCAAGGAGACACAGTGCTGA
- the taf1b gene encoding TATA box-binding protein-associated factor RNA polymerase I subunit B isoform X2, giving the protein MFEANMDEEWTAGYREPCVQCSAVDWGVSDEGRFYCRSCHNVIERTREVVDPTFTPGSSRVSTIGKGSRTKKTERGHQWNICEGFQFILKKQAEALIRLGVSPRLKDEVLCELWRLYLQKSGQAFTDRPLTSFRVNVRGLDSDSESAAEFSGRSVSDTDGETVASSTVLSNAGSSVDPPPCSGSSDAVSYLTAQQLRSSSLMTMRKTLALIHIALVWIREALTLSDLLRLVNEGHVPYVNAFEELPDEMKLEGKDHLIFKVETIPSHESVHKEAQALLHVLQLPPFPPISCQSLLHPALLSLRYLTELNLPDELHLWVCRLMEQAGLEDQTVHTVDPLTLYVLPRYGVQTAALIVVTMKAVFGVDDLTEWEFSGQTGNLFNLRRWYKLLQAALIRAQQNKEHDTARKQWRSKRDVSTSRNRKWVAVKKKRTAEQVQICFERLSSRPAGVERIGPSSFRFCWGDEDGADGPGLHHLTLDGVLTLKHGVLTPSHSTYWHPALQQCNYWRCRSHYLKFEPTLPRMFVWLLKLFSFLLDVKPASLYEEVLRVERRVFGSRTPWRKTETKTETKTKTKTKTKCRPKTKTKTRPETETRPETKTKTKTKCRPKTKTKTRPETETRPETKTAKTDR; this is encoded by the exons ATGTTTGAAGCGAACATGGACGAAGAGTGGACG gccgGGTACAGGGAGCCCTGTGTTCAGTGCTCAGCGGTGGATTGGGGAGTTTCAGACGAAGGTCGCTTCTACTGCAGGTCCTGTCACAACGTCATCGAG AGGACCAGAGAGGTGGTGGACCCGACCTTCACTCCAGGCTCCTCCAGGGTCAGCACCATCGGCAAAGGATCCAGAACCAAGAAGACGG AGCGAGGTCATCAGTGGAACATCTGTGAAGGTTTCCAGTTCATCCTGAAGAAACAGGCGGAAGCTCTGATCAGGCTGGGAGTCAGCCCACGACTGAAG gaCGAGGTGCTGTGTGAGCTGTGGAGACTTTACCTGCAGAAGAGTGGACAGGCGTTCACAGATCGCCCGCTGACGAGCTTCAGGGTTAACGTG cgaGGTCTGGACTCGGACTCGGAGAGCGCCGCTGAGTTTTCGGGCAGATCGGTGAGTGATACCGATGGAGAGACGGTCGCGTCGAGCACGGTCCTATCAAACGCAG GCAGCTCCGTGGATCCACCGCCGTGCTCGGGCTCGTCGGACGCCGTCAGCTACCTGACAGCTCAGCAGTTGAGGAGCTCCAGTCTGATGACCATGAGGAAGACTTTGGCTCTGATCCACATCGCTCTGGTCTGGATCCGTGAGGCGCTGACGCTCAGCGACCTGCTCAG gCTGGTGAATGAAGGTCACGTCCCGTACGTGAACGCCTTCGAGGAACTTCCTGATGAGATGAAGCTGGAAGGCAAAGATCACCTGATCTTCAAAGTCGAG ACGATCCCGTCCCACGAGTCCGTTCATAAAGAGGCTCAGGCTCTGCTCCACGTCCTGCAGCTGCCTCCTTTTCCTCCAATCAGCTGCCAGAGTCTGCTGCACCCGGCTCTGCTCAGCCTGCGATACCTGACCGAGCTCAACCTGCCCG ACGAGCTCCACCTGTGGGTCTGCAGGCTGATGGAGCAAGCGGGTCTGGAGGATCAGACGGTGCATACGGTCGACCCGTTAACTCTCTACGTCCTGCCACGCTACGGCGTTCAGACCGCCGCCCTCATCGTCGTCACCATGAAGGCCGTGTTCGGCGTGGACGACCTCACTGAGTG ggagtTCTCCggtcagacag GAAACCTGTTCAACCTGAGGAGGTGGTACAAGCTGCTGCAGGCGGCTCTGATCCGAGCTCAGCAGAACAAAGAGCACGACACGGCCAG GAAACAGTGGCGATCCAAGAGAGACGTGTCCACgagcagaaacaggaagtgggtCGCCGTGAAGAAGAAAA gaaCAGCTGAGCAGGTTCAGATCTGTTTCGAGAGGTTGTCTTCTCGCCCGGCGGGCGTCGAGCGTATTGGCCCGTCAAGCTTCAGGTTCTGTTGGGGGGACGAGGACGGAGCGGATGGTCCCGGTCTGCACCACCTGACCCTGGATGGAGTTCTGACCCTGAAGCACGGCGTCCTGACGCCCTCTCACTCCACATACTGGCACCCGGCGCTGCAGCAGTGCAACTACTG gcGCTGCAGGTCGCACTACTTGAAGTTCGAGCCGACGCTGCCTCGCATGTTCGTCTGGCTGCTGAAGCTCTTCAGCTTCCTGTTGGACGTGAAGCCGGCGAGCCTTTACGAGGAGGTGCTGAGGGTGGAGAGAAGAGTCTTCGGATCCAGAACACCATGGAGGAAGACCGAGACCAAGaccgagaccaagaccaagaccaagaccaagaccaagtgCAGGCCcaaaaccaagaccaagactaggCCTGAGACCGAGACCAGGcccgagaccaagaccaagaccaagaccaagtgCAGGCCcaaaaccaagaccaagactaggCCTGAGACCGAGACCAGGCCCGAGACCAAGACcgcaaagacagacaggtga